Proteins encoded within one genomic window of Rhododendron vialii isolate Sample 1 chromosome 1a, ASM3025357v1:
- the LOC131316373 gene encoding pumilio homolog 2-like yields the protein MPSELGKEGSYGDELEKEVSLLLRQQEADVDREKELNLYRSGSAPPTVEGSLSAVGGLFNHGGGGFMSEEELRSDPAYLSYYYSNVNLNPRLPPPSLSKEDWRSAQRLQGGSSAVGGIGDRRKLSRNDSVGGGISQFSMPPGFGSKKGESESELDKVRGSSEWGGDVLIGLPGLGPGGKQKSLAEIFQDDLGRATPGSRNPSRTASRNAFENSETVDSSEAELAHLRRELASPNLIQSSVNVQSLSDGKNVGPPVSYSYAAILGGSLSRSTTPDPQLIARAPSPCLAPIGGERVSMSEKRSINSPISFNSVSASATESADLVTALSGLTLSNGMIDVQKHLPPQIEHDADDPNTYPFNLQSSQNNVTQQHPYANKSESGHFHMSFAEQSAKTSYPDSRTSNGALHRTTASSNKSYLKGSPTSTHNNKGSLSSHYQHMDAANSSFLNYGLGGYSVNTGTSNMPPLFETVAAASPMVSPGMDSRMLGGGLPFGSNVSPGASESHHFSRIGNQVGPLVDPAYLQYLRTAEYAAGQAAHVHDPYLDTNYLGNSYMDLLQKAYLGSMMSPQKSQYGGPIGIKSGGSNHHGYYGTPAYGVGLSYPGSPLPSPVIPNSPVGLNMRYPTGMRNLGGGVMGPWHLQTGSNVEDSFASSLLEEFKGNKAKCFELSEIAGHVVEFSADQYGSRFIQQKLETATEDEKTMVFEEINAHALTLMTDVFGNYVVQKFFEHGMVSHRRELAGKLFGNVLTLSLQMYGCRVIQKAIEVVDLDQKIKMVEELDGHIIRCVRDQNGNHVIQKCIECVPEEHIQFIVSTFFGQVVSLSTHPYGCRVIQRILEHCEDPNTQSKVMDEVLGSVSMLAQDQYGNYVVQHVLEHGKPHERSTIIKELAGRIVQMSQQKFASNVVEKCLTFGGPAERQLLVNEMLGSTDENEPLQAMMKDQFANYVVQKVLETCDDQQRELILTRIKVHLNALKKYTYGKHIVARVEKLVVAGERRISAQFMQPA from the exons ATGCCGTCTGAATTGGGAAAAGAAGGATCATATGGGGACGAATTGGAGAAAGAAGTCAGCTTGTTGCTTAGGCAACAAGAAGCCGATGTTGATCGTGAAAAGGAGTTGAATTTGTACAGAAGTGGGTCAGCTCCTCCCACGGTTGAGGGTTCACTGAGTGCAGTTGGGGGTCTGTTCAatcatggtggtggtgggtttaTGTCTGAGGAAGAGCTTAGGTCTGATCCTGCTTATTTATCTTACTACTATTCCAATGTGAACCTAAACCCAAGGCTTCCTCCGCCTTCACTGTCGAAAGAGGATTGGCGGTCCGCGCAGCGGTTGCAGGGAGGGAGTTCTGCGGTGGGTGGGATTGGAGATAGGAGGAAATTGAGCCGGAACGATAGCGTTGGTGGGGGAATATCTCAGTTTTCGATGCCCCCGGGGTTTGGCTCTAAGaaaggagagagtgagagtgagttGGATAAAGTCCGTGGTTCATCGGAGTGGGGTGGTGATGTACTGATTGGGTTACCTGGTTTAGGACCCGGTGGGAAACAGAAGAGCCTTGCTGAAATATTTCAG GATGATTTGGGGCGTGCAACTCCTGGCTCTAGGAATCCTTCGCGCACTGCCAGCCGTAATGCTTTTGAAAACAGTGAGACCGTAGATTCTTCTGAAGCTGAGTTGGCTCATTTGCGTAGAGAATTGGCATCTCCAAATCTTATCCAATCCAGTGTAAATGTTCAGAGCTTATCTGATGGGAAAAATGTTGGCCCACCTGTATCATATTCGTATGCTGCAATTTTGGGTGGTTCCTTGTCCCGAAGCACCACCCCCGATCCCCAACTCATTGCTAGGGCTCCTAGCCCTTGCCTTGCTCCTATTGGTGGAGAGAGAGTAAGCATGTCTGAAAAGAGAAGCATTAATAGTCCAATCTCATTCAACAGTGTCTCAGCTTCGGCCACAGAGTCTGCTGATCTGGTCACCGCTTTATCTGGCTTGACCCTTTCAAATGGTATGATAGATGTACAGAAGCATTTACCACCACAGATTGAACATGATGCAGATGATCCCAATACCTATCCCTTCAATTTGCAAAGCAGTCAGAATAATGTTACGCAGCAACATCCGTACGCAAACAAATCTGAATCTGGGCATTTTCATATGTCTTTTGCCGAGCAGTCAGCAAAAACGTCGTATCCAGATTCGCGCACGAGCAATGGGGCTCTGCATAGAACCACTGCTTCTTCCAATAAATCGTACCTGAAAGGATCTCCTACTTCTACACATAACAATAAGGGAAGCTTATCTTCTCACTATCAGCATATGGATGCTGCCAATTCTTCGTTTCTGAACTACGGTTTAGGCGGGTACTCTGTAAACACAGGCACTTCTAATATGCCACCTTTATTCGAAACTGTTGCTGCGGCATCACCTATGGTGTCCCCTGGAATGGACTCTAGGATGTTAGGCGGAGGTTTGCCTTTTGGATCAAATGTGAGCCCTGGAGCATCAGAATCACATCATTTCAGCAGAATTGGGAACCAGGTGGGACCACTGGTGGATCCTGCGTATCTTCAGTACTTGAGGACGGCAGAGTATGCGGCAGGACAAGCTGCACATGTTCATGATCCCTACCTGGATACAAATTACTTGGGGAATTCTTACATGGATTTACTCCAGAAAGCTTATCTGGGTTCTATGATGTCACCTCAGAAATCACAGTATGGTGGTCCCATTGGCATCAAATCTGGTGGTTCTAATCACCACGGTTACTATGGAACTCCTGCATATGGTGTTGGTTTGTCATATCCTGGGAGTCCCTTGCCTAGTCCTGTCATTCCGAACTCTCCTGTTGGACTAAATATGCGATACCCTACTGGCATGAGAAACTTAGGTGGGGGTGTGATGGGACCTTGGCACTTACAGACTGGTTCTAATGTGGAAGATAGCTTTGCATCATCTTTGCTGGAAGAGTTTAAGGGCAATAAAGCTaaatgttttgaactttcgGAAATTGCAGGTCATGTTGTTGAGTTCAG TGCGGATCAATATGGAAGCCGATTCATTCAACAAAAGCTCGAAACAGCTACTGAAGACGAGAAAACCATGGTTTTTGAGGAAATCAATGCCCACGCTCTTACTTTGATGACTGATGTGTTTGGTAATTATGTAGTGCAAAAG TTTTTTGAGCACGGAATGGTATCCCATAGGAGAGAACTGGCTGGCAAGCTTTTTGGGAATGTGCTGACACTTAGCCTTCAAATGTATGGTTGTCGAGTGATCCAGAAG GCAATTGAAGTTGTTGATCTGGACCAAAAGATTAAAATGGTTGAAGAGCTCGATGGTCATATCATACGCTGTGTGCGTGATCAGAATGGGAACCATGTGATCCAGAAGTGTATTGAATGTGTTCCTGAAGAACATATTCAGTTCATAGTTTCCACATTTTTTGGTCAAGTTGTGTCACTTTCCACCCATCCATATGGGTGTCGTGTGATACAG AGAATATTGGAGCATTGTGAAGACCCAAATACCCAGAGTAAAGTGATGGATGAAGTTTTGGGATCTGTTAGCATGTTAGCACAAGATCAGTATGGCAATTATGTTGTTCAG CATGTACTGGAGCATGGAAAGCCTCATGAGCGTTCCACTATAATCAAGGAATTAGCCGGTAGGATTGTCCAAATGAGCCAGCAGAAGTTTGCATCAAATGTTGTGGAGAAATGTTTAACTTTTGGCGGTCCCGCTGAACGCCAGCTCCTGGTGAATGAGATGCTTGGCTCTACTGATGAAAATGAGCCTCTTCAG GCAATGATGAAAGATCAGTTTGCAAATTATGTTGTACAAAAAGTACTAGAAACTTGTGATGATCAGCAACGTGAGCTGATCCTGACGCGAATTAAGGTTCATCTGAATGCACTGAAAAAATACACCTATGGAAAGCACATTGTTGCTCGTGTAGAGAAGCTTGTCGTGGCTGGTG